Sequence from the Desulfatiglans anilini DSM 4660 genome:
CACAGGCGCATCATGGCATCACGGTCGATCAAGTCAGCCCGCCCGAAATTATGAATGATCTGGGCGGTCGGTTTGTGCGTCTCAGGGTGGCGAACGTTATGCGCGAGCTGGAGGTACTCGACCACGGAGCCGTCTCGATTTTTGCGTTTGGTCGTTCGAATAAACATATCTACGTGGTTACCATATACCACATAGCATGTCAATATGATAACGATCAAGTCGTGTTACTACAGGTTTTTGCGGTTTTTCAGATGCCCCCCTTGATTTTATTAGGAAAATCCGGCTTCGGAGGCCAAAAAGTGCCTACTGAGCCGGAACTCAGGCCAGGGAAACCAGGCCGACTGAAGTGAGCAAGGTCCAGCTCACTGCAAGAAGGCCAATTAAACAGGCACTAACGATAACCTCCTGCCAGTATTCGTTTGCAAGAATAGAAGATATAATCAACCCTAGGACAAGCAACATTCTGGGGAAAAGAATATAGCTGATCTCTTTAGGACCAGAGACGGCATAGACATCATCGGTCCTCGCCTTGATTCCTCTATCTATTCGCTCTTTTCTATTTTTCACTTCCTCACACTCTTTCTTCAAGTTCCTTAAATTTGCCAAACAGCCCAGAAGGTTTTATCGCTAAAACAATAAGTATCGCAAGCAATGGAACAATCATCAACAAATTGGATGCAATGTAAGTTGTAACAATAGTCTGAGAAAACCCTAAAATAAGACTAGCCACCATGACCCCAAAAATGCTTTCCAAACCACCAACAACACAAACAGCAAGAGATAATATAATAACCTGATATCCCTCGTCTATAGATATAAATCCGATAGGCGTAATTGTAATGGTCGCAACGGCTACTAGAGCCGCTCCAATGGCCATACTTATCATAGCCACTTGATCAGAATCGATCCCGAAGCAAAGGGCCGTTTCTTCGTCCTGCGCCATTCCTCTGCAGGCCAAGCCAATTTTTGTGTGATGGATGAAAACGGTGAGAAAACCTACTGAAAGAATTGCCACAGCGCAAATAGCCAAGCGTTGGTAATCTATTGTCACGTCACCGATATCAATACTTCCAGAAAAAAATGTAGGAAGGTTGAAAAAATACCCTGTTCCACCAACCCAGCGGAAAAACTCGAGTATAGCTATTCCTGCCGAAAAGCTCGCAATAACTTCCAATATAGGTTGCCCTCTTAAACGATAGATTACTACCCAAAATAGAAAAGCGCCAAGAAGACCGTTTGAGATTATAGTAAACAACACGACTAGCGGATACGGTAATCCTAATACAGAATAAAATCCCCATGCGATAAAGCTTCCCAATACATAAAACGCCCCATGGGCAAAATTGGAAATCTGGCTTATACCAAAAACAAAGCTAAAACCTACCGCCATAAGGGCAAGTGTCATCGAATTGACCAGACCATATACTATAACGTCCATACATTCATCTCCACATACAG
This genomic interval carries:
- a CDS encoding branched-chain amino acid ABC transporter permease codes for the protein MDVIVYGLVNSMTLALMAVGFSFVFGISQISNFAHGAFYVLGSFIAWGFYSVLGLPYPLVVLFTIISNGLLGAFLFWVVIYRLRGQPILEVIASFSAGIAILEFFRWVGGTGYFFNLPTFFSGSIDIGDVTIDYQRLAICAVAILSVGFLTVFIHHTKIGLACRGMAQDEETALCFGIDSDQVAMISMAIGAALVAVATITITPIGFISIDEGYQVIILSLAVCVVGGLESIFGVMVASLILGFSQTIVTTYIASNLLMIVPLLAILIVLAIKPSGLFGKFKELEERV